One window of the Streptomyces sp. TS71-3 genome contains the following:
- a CDS encoding exonuclease SbcCD subunit D, giving the protein MRFLHTSDWHLGRSFHRASLLDAQAAFVGHLVDTVRERAVDAVLVAGDVYDRAVPPLAAVELFDDTLHRLAGLGVPTIMISGNHDSARRLGVGAGLLGRAGIHLRTDPAGCATPVLLRDRHGEVAFYGLPYLEPALVKDEFQVTGPSHEAVLGAAMDRVRADLAARPAGTRSVALAHAFVTGGEASDSERDITVGGVAAVPAGVFSGVDYVALGHLHGCQTINPRVRYAGSPLAYSFSEAGHRKSTWLVDLAADGGVTAERVDCPVPRPLARIRGHLEDLLADPALAEHEDAWVEATLTDPVRPAEPMARLTERFPGVLSLLFAPERPPGDPDESYARRLAGRDDQQIAEDFIAHVRGTGPDEDERALLRDAFDGARAEDALREVVR; this is encoded by the coding sequence GTGAGGTTTCTGCATACGTCGGACTGGCACCTGGGACGGTCGTTCCACCGGGCCAGCCTGCTGGACGCCCAGGCCGCGTTCGTCGGCCACCTGGTCGACACCGTGCGCGAGAGGGCCGTGGACGCCGTGCTCGTCGCCGGTGACGTGTACGACAGGGCCGTACCGCCGCTGGCGGCCGTCGAGTTGTTCGACGACACCCTGCACCGGCTGGCCGGCCTCGGCGTACCGACCATCATGATCTCCGGGAACCACGACTCGGCCCGCAGGCTCGGCGTCGGGGCCGGGCTGCTCGGCCGCGCCGGCATCCACCTGCGCACCGACCCCGCCGGCTGCGCCACGCCTGTGTTGCTGCGAGACCGGCACGGGGAGGTCGCCTTCTACGGCCTGCCGTACCTCGAACCCGCGCTGGTGAAGGACGAGTTCCAGGTGACGGGGCCGAGCCACGAGGCGGTCCTGGGCGCCGCGATGGACCGCGTACGCGCCGACCTCGCGGCCCGGCCCGCCGGCACCCGCTCCGTGGCGCTCGCGCACGCCTTCGTCACCGGCGGCGAGGCCAGCGACAGCGAGCGGGACATCACGGTCGGCGGCGTCGCCGCGGTCCCCGCGGGAGTCTTCTCCGGCGTCGACTACGTCGCCCTCGGCCACCTGCACGGCTGCCAGACCATCAACCCCCGCGTGCGCTACGCCGGCTCCCCGCTCGCGTACTCGTTCTCGGAGGCCGGCCACCGCAAGAGCACCTGGCTCGTCGACCTCGCGGCCGACGGCGGAGTGACCGCGGAGCGCGTCGACTGCCCCGTGCCGCGTCCGCTCGCCCGGATCCGCGGCCACCTGGAGGACCTGCTCGCCGACCCCGCGCTCGCCGAGCACGAGGACGCCTGGGTGGAGGCCACCCTGACCGACCCCGTGCGGCCCGCGGAGCCCATGGCCCGGCTCACCGAGCGCTTCCCCGGCGTCCTCAGCCTGCTCTTCGCCCCCGAGCGGCCCCCCGGCGACCCCGACGAGTCCTACGCACGCCGCCTCGCGGGCCGTGACGACCAGCAGATCGCCGAGGACTTCATCGCCCACGTGCGCGGCACCGGGCCCGACGAGGACGAACGCGCCCTGCTGCGCGACGCGTTCGACGGCGCCCGTGCCGAGGACGCCCTGCGCGAGGTGGTCAGGTGA
- a CDS encoding AAA family ATPase, with product MRLHRLRITAFGPFGGSQEADFDALSAAGLFLLHGPTGAGKTSVLDAVCYALYGSVPGVRQGGGLRSDHADAGTRTEVCLEFTVAGRRLEVTRQPPWERPKRRGSGTTTDKAQSALREYRSDGGTWRDLSRSHQEIGEEIGILLGMSKEQFCQVVLLPQGDFARFLRADAEARGRLLGRLFDTRRFAAVEQHLAERRRSGEAAVRDADTELLADAHRIQQAAGDALELPLPDAAPGDPGLAETLLTWAAVARGSASEQLAARAAALTAAEAAGSAAAQQLDGARELHRLQRRSAAARERAEHLAATAEAHHRDQRAMERARKAETVAPALQLRDAAAAEHRAAREAEARARAVLPAELSGAGAPGLATAARRAAEELGGLETARRAEARLTEITQERTALDRQERADDDLLEESGSWLAGWEQAHAALKADVDGTQEAAARTEQLAGRLEAAEAKLAAARRRDRLTGEAAGAQAQALAARERAGAAREHWLDLKEQRLRSIAAELAAGLEDGRPCDVCGSTHHPAPARKAAGHVDARAEEAALAGHQRAEEVRAECERTLSRTREALAAATAEASATATADLAWEADDLRRQHAEAHRAASGAHAAREALAHAEQEHGRRLDAQQEAARRAASRASLRDVLDRERTALEAELTRARGDAGSVAARARRLEDQAALLAEAAEAARTAEDTAQRVKDADARLADAAFRAGFDTPEAAAGALLDAAGHRELQRRLDARHQEEAAVRAVLAEPDTAAAAERPPADPGAAERAAEAAELRLRQAASAHDAAARRRAELGRLSARAAAAARRLAPLRAGHDRVARVAALTAGTSAENERRMRLESYVLAARLEQVAAAASSRLQRMSQGRYTLVHSDDRSGRGRSGLGLHVVDAWTGRERDTATLSGGETFFASLALALGLADVVTDEAGGVRLDTLFIDEGFGSLDDQTLDEVLDVLDALRERDRSVGIVSHVPDLRRRIHTQLEVVKGREGSSVRQREGGR from the coding sequence GTGAGGCTCCACCGGCTGCGGATCACCGCCTTCGGCCCCTTCGGCGGGAGCCAGGAAGCCGACTTCGACGCGCTGTCGGCCGCCGGCCTCTTCCTGCTGCACGGCCCGACCGGCGCCGGCAAGACCTCCGTCCTCGACGCGGTGTGCTACGCCCTCTACGGCTCGGTGCCCGGCGTGCGGCAGGGCGGCGGGCTCCGCAGCGACCACGCGGACGCCGGCACCCGCACCGAGGTGTGCCTCGAATTCACCGTCGCCGGACGGCGTCTCGAAGTCACCCGGCAGCCCCCGTGGGAGCGCCCCAAGCGGCGCGGCAGCGGCACCACCACCGACAAGGCGCAGAGCGCCCTCAGGGAGTACCGCTCGGACGGCGGCACCTGGCGCGACCTCAGCCGCTCCCACCAGGAGATCGGGGAGGAGATCGGCATCCTGCTCGGGATGAGCAAGGAGCAGTTCTGCCAGGTCGTCCTGCTGCCCCAGGGAGACTTCGCACGGTTCCTGCGGGCAGACGCCGAGGCCCGCGGCCGGCTCCTCGGCAGGCTCTTCGACACCCGCAGGTTCGCCGCCGTCGAGCAGCACCTGGCCGAGCGCCGCCGCTCCGGCGAGGCGGCCGTCCGTGACGCCGACACCGAGTTGCTGGCCGACGCCCACCGCATCCAGCAGGCCGCCGGCGACGCCCTCGAACTCCCGCTGCCGGATGCCGCACCCGGTGACCCCGGTCTCGCGGAGACCCTGCTCACCTGGGCCGCCGTCGCCCGCGGCAGCGCCAGCGAGCAGCTCGCCGCCAGGGCGGCCGCCCTCACCGCCGCCGAAGCCGCCGGGAGCGCCGCGGCCCAGCAGCTCGACGGCGCCCGCGAACTGCACCGCCTCCAGCGCAGGTCCGCTGCCGCCCGCGAGCGCGCGGAGCACCTCGCGGCGACGGCCGAGGCACACCACCGCGACCAGCGGGCCATGGAACGCGCCCGCAAGGCCGAGACCGTCGCCCCCGCGCTCCAGCTCAGGGACGCGGCAGCCGCCGAGCACCGCGCCGCACGCGAGGCGGAGGCACGCGCGCGTGCCGTCCTGCCGGCTGAGCTGTCCGGCGCCGGCGCCCCGGGCCTCGCGACCGCCGCACGGAGGGCCGCTGAAGAGCTCGGCGGCCTGGAGACCGCCCGGCGCGCCGAGGCCCGTCTCACGGAGATCACGCAGGAGCGCACCGCACTCGACCGCCAGGAACGCGCCGACGACGACCTGCTGGAGGAGTCCGGCAGCTGGCTCGCCGGCTGGGAGCAGGCGCATGCCGCGCTGAAGGCGGATGTCGACGGCACCCAGGAGGCCGCCGCCCGCACCGAGCAGCTGGCCGGACGGCTGGAGGCGGCCGAGGCGAAGCTCGCCGCCGCCCGCCGCCGCGACCGCCTGACCGGCGAGGCGGCCGGAGCCCAGGCCCAGGCGCTCGCCGCCCGTGAACGCGCCGGCGCCGCCCGCGAGCACTGGCTCGACCTGAAGGAACAGCGGCTGCGCAGCATCGCCGCCGAACTCGCCGCCGGACTCGAGGACGGCCGCCCCTGCGACGTCTGCGGCTCCACCCACCACCCCGCCCCCGCCCGCAAGGCCGCCGGCCATGTCGACGCCCGCGCCGAGGAGGCCGCCCTCGCCGGACACCAGCGCGCCGAAGAGGTCCGCGCCGAGTGCGAGCGGACGCTGAGCCGCACCCGCGAAGCCCTTGCGGCGGCCACCGCAGAGGCGTCGGCGACCGCCACGGCCGACCTCGCCTGGGAGGCCGACGACCTGCGGCGGCAGCACGCCGAGGCACACCGCGCCGCGTCCGGCGCCCACGCCGCCCGCGAGGCACTCGCCCACGCCGAGCAGGAGCACGGCCGGCGGCTCGACGCCCAGCAGGAGGCCGCGCGCCGCGCCGCCTCCCGGGCCTCCCTGCGCGACGTGCTCGACCGCGAACGGACGGCCCTGGAGGCGGAACTGACCCGCGCGCGCGGGGACGCCGGCAGCGTGGCCGCCCGCGCCCGCCGCCTGGAGGACCAAGCCGCCCTCCTCGCGGAGGCCGCGGAGGCCGCTCGCACCGCCGAGGACACCGCCCAGCGGGTCAAGGACGCCGACGCACGCCTCGCCGACGCCGCCTTCCGCGCCGGATTCGACACCCCGGAGGCCGCCGCCGGCGCGCTCCTCGACGCCGCCGGCCACCGCGAGCTGCAGCGCCGCCTCGATGCCCGGCACCAGGAAGAGGCCGCCGTCCGCGCCGTGCTCGCCGAACCGGACACCGCCGCGGCGGCGGAACGCCCCCCGGCCGACCCCGGCGCCGCCGAACGCGCCGCGGAGGCCGCCGAGCTGAGGCTGCGCCAGGCGGCCTCCGCCCACGACGCCGCCGCCCGGCGCCGCGCCGAACTCGGCCGCCTGTCCGCCCGCGCCGCCGCCGCGGCCCGCCGGCTCGCACCGCTGCGCGCCGGCCACGACCGCGTCGCCAGGGTCGCCGCGCTGACCGCGGGCACCTCCGCCGAGAACGAGCGCAGGATGCGCCTGGAGTCCTACGTCCTGGCCGCCCGCCTGGAACAGGTCGCCGCGGCCGCCTCCAGCCGGCTCCAGCGGATGTCCCAGGGCCGGTACACCCTGGTGCACTCCGACGACCGTTCGGGCCGCGGCCGCTCCGGTCTCGGCCTGCACGTCGTCGACGCCTGGACCGGCCGCGAGCGCGACACCGCCACCCTGTCCGGCGGCGAGACCTTCTTCGCCTCGCTGGCCCTCGCCCTCGGCCTCGCGGACGTCGTCACGGACGAGGCCGGCGGCGTCAGGCTCGACACCCTCTTCATCGACGAGGGCTTCGGCAGCCTGGACGACCAGACCCTCGACGAGGTCCTCGACGTCCTGGACGCCCTGCGCGAGCGCGACCGCAGCGTCGGCATCGTCAGCCACGTCCCCGACCTGCGGCGCCGGATCCACACCCAACTGGAGGTGGTCAAGGGGCGCGAGGGATCGTCCGTGCGGCAGCGGGAGGGCGGACGCTGA
- a CDS encoding SDR family oxidoreductase — MPPYSPLPAAELRRDPLPLRGRTALVTGASRRHGIGYAVARRLAAYGASVYVHHHVPHDAAMPWGADRVEDVVAGVREALADPAALVADGPGDLADPAAPAELVGRAAAALGGRLDILVANHALSASDGRLDTIDAAMLDAHWAVDARSVILLVQAYARLRDALPPRAPGGRVVMMTSGQDHHGGMPDELAYSLQKGALASVTGSLATTLAPSAVTVNTVNPGPVDTGYRTGDDHARIAAMFPGGRWGIPDDPARLIAWLATDEAAWITGRVIDSDGGFAR; from the coding sequence ATGCCTCCCTACTCCCCGCTCCCCGCCGCCGAACTCCGCCGCGACCCGCTGCCGCTCCGCGGCCGTACCGCGCTCGTCACCGGAGCCAGCCGCCGCCACGGCATCGGCTATGCCGTGGCCCGGAGGCTGGCCGCCTACGGCGCGAGCGTCTACGTGCACCACCACGTGCCGCACGACGCCGCGATGCCCTGGGGCGCCGACCGGGTCGAGGACGTGGTCGCAGGCGTCCGGGAGGCACTGGCCGACCCCGCCGCGCTGGTCGCCGACGGCCCCGGCGACCTCGCCGATCCTGCCGCGCCCGCCGAACTCGTCGGCCGTGCCGCCGCCGCGCTCGGCGGGCGGCTCGACATCCTCGTCGCCAACCACGCCCTCAGCGCCTCCGACGGGCGGCTCGACACGATCGACGCCGCCATGCTCGACGCGCACTGGGCCGTGGACGCCCGGTCGGTGATCCTCCTCGTCCAGGCCTACGCCCGGTTGCGCGACGCGCTCCCGCCCCGGGCCCCCGGCGGCCGGGTGGTGATGATGACCTCCGGCCAGGACCACCACGGCGGCATGCCGGACGAGCTGGCCTACAGCCTCCAGAAGGGCGCCCTCGCCTCCGTCACGGGCTCCCTGGCCACCACGCTCGCCCCGAGCGCCGTCACCGTGAACACCGTCAACCCGGGGCCCGTGGACACCGGCTACCGGACGGGCGACGACCACGCCCGGATCGCCGCCATGTTCCCCGGCGGGCGCTGGGGCATACCCGACGACCCGGCCCGGCTGATCGCGTGGCTCGCTACCGACGAGGCGGCATGGATCACCGGCCGGGTCATCGACTCGGACGGCGGGTTCGCCCGCTGA